The proteins below come from a single Melospiza melodia melodia isolate bMelMel2 chromosome 12, bMelMel2.pri, whole genome shotgun sequence genomic window:
- the LOC134423789 gene encoding mitochondrial ubiquitin ligase activator of nfkb 1-A-like yields the protein MLGEAVRSRQGRRLTARAGLHFPAGSAALSPKPGTMDKHITPGELLCLGSSLAFSGLFYYLYRRKSRVVARIQEAPKLQVDDNLPALVSAAEGRCLPYVALEGIVLPAQAALTSHYHEGLLGVIQKLQLKEHRLIWNSLARSWSESERVLSEQIYTVPFLLASPGPEAATQVSVDSPLQAVCLPLEMVYERFQQPSHGFRDLLGQYLIGEKPKGILETEEMLRVGAGLTGIGELSLQPDGSLHLQPPAQGGEFFLCLGDWQTVLAELESASGLWKGAALLCAAAGLAVLLHALCRAYRRSRPGQQPEEDKELDGEEGGDRAPEDSCVVCLSRPRECVLLGCGHICCCFRCFQALPTRLCPICRGPIDRVVPLYQA from the exons ATGCTGGGAGAGGCAGTTCGGTCACGGCAGGGCCGCCGCCTCACCGCAAGGGCTGGACTACATTTCCCAGCAGGAAGCGCG GCGTTGTCACCCAAGCCTGGCACCATGGACAAACACATCACTCCAGGGGAGCTGCTGTGTCTGGGCTCCAGCCTCGCCTTCTCTGGCCTCTTCTACTACCTGTACAGGAGGAAATCCAGAGTTGTGGCACGCATACAG GAGGCCCCAAAGCTCCAGGTCGATGACAATTTGCCAGCCCTGGTGTCTGCAGCTGAGGGGCGGTGCCTGCCTTATGTTGCCCTGGAAG GCATAgtgctgccagcccaggctgcactgaCCAGCCACTACCATGAGGGGCTGCTGGGCGTGATCCAGAAACTGCAGCTGAAGGAGCATCGGCTGATCTGGAACAGCTTGGCCCGGAGCTG GAGCGAGAGCGAGCGGGTGCTCTCGGAGCAGATCTACACCGTCCCCTTCCTGCTGGCCTCGCCGGGCCCTGAGGCAGCCACGCAGGTGAGTGTGGACAGCCCGCTGCAAGCCGTGTGCCTGCCCCTGGAGATGGTGTACGAGCGGTTCCAGCAGCCGTCCCACGGCTTCCGCGACCTGCTGGGCCAGTACCTGATCGGGGAGAAGCCCAAGGGCATCCTGGAGACGGAGGAGATGCTGCGGGTGGGGGCCGGGCTGACGGGCATcggggagctgtccctgcagcccgACGGCTCCCTGCACCTGCAGCCGCCGGCCCAGGGAGGCGAGTTCTTCCTCTGCCTGGGGGACTGGCAGACGGTGCTGGCGGAGCTGGAGTCGGCCAGCGGGCTCTGGAAGGGGGCAGCGCTGCTGTGCGCGGCCGCGGGGCTGGCCGTGCTCCTGCACGCCCTGTGCCGCGCCTaccgccgctcccggcccgggcagcagccggaggaggacaaggagctggATGGGGAGGAGGGCGGCGACCGAGCACCCGAGGACTCGTGCGTGGTGTGCCTGTCGCGGCCCCGTGAGTGCGTCCTGCTGGGCTGCGGCcacatctgctgctgcttccGCTGCTTCCAAGCCCTGCCCACCCGCCTCTGCCCCATCTGCCGGGGACCCATTGACCGCGTGGTGCCCCTCTACCAGGCCTGA
- the ECE2 gene encoding endothelin-converting enzyme 2 encodes MARMNVALQELGHAMPNYKRATLQDEEGPEPAGDGSTSPDSVEVGFRKGPGTLLSRLASRSQLELVLCAVAVSLALLLSVAVVTLAIQYRRDPSHSTCLTDACVRVASKILEALDTETDPCQDFYQYSCGGWIKRNPLPNGRSKWSTFNSIWDQNQAIMKHLLENTTFNSSSEAERKTQRYYLSCLKEQRIEELGSQPLMELIDKIGGWNITGSWNQTSFMEVLKSVSGTYRATPFFTVYVGADSKSSNSNIIQVDQSGLFLPSRDYYLNKTANERVLTAYLDYMVELGTLLGGTPEPTRLQMQQVLDFETQLANITVPQAERRDDEKIYHKMSIAELQVLAPAIDWLDYLSYALAPLELADTEPVVVYGDTYLQQVSELINDTDRSILNNYLIWNLVQKTASSLDQRFETAQERLLETLYGTRKSCTPRWQTCISNTDDTLGFALGSLFVKATFDRDSKAIAEEMISEIRAAFEVSLDQLDWMDEKTRQAAKEKADAIYDMIGFPDFILDNKELDDVYDGYEVSEDSFFQNMLNFYNFSAKVMADQLRKPPNRDQWSMTPQTVNAYYLPTKNGIVFPAGILQAPFYARNHPKALNFGGIGVVMGHELTHAFDDQGREYDKEGNLRPWWQNSSLEAFKNRTACMTEQYGRYTVHSEKVNGRQTLGENIADNGGLKAAYNAYKSWLQKNGEEKRLPALGLTNHQLFFVGFAQVWCSVRTPESSHEGLVTDPHSPDKYRVIGTLSNSRDFVEHFGCPLGSPMNPGKHCEVW; translated from the exons ATGGCCAGGATGAACGTGGCCCTACAGGAGCTTGGACACGCC ATGCCCAACTACAAGCGTGCCACGCTGCAGGACGAGGAGGGGCCGGAGCCAGCGGGGGATGGCAGCACCTCTCCCGACAGCGTGGAG gtgGGGTTCCGGAAGGGGCCGGGGACGCTGCTGAGCCgcctggcctctcgcagccagcTGGAGCTGGTGCTCTGCGCCGTCGCcgtctccctggccctgctgctcagCGTCGCCGTCGTCACTCTGGCCATTCAGTACCGCAGAG ATCCCTCTCACAGCACGTGCCTGACGGATGCCTGTGTCCGGGTGGCCAGCAAGATCCTGGAGGCCCTGGATACAGAGACGGACCCGTGCCAGGACTTCTACCAGTACTCGTGTGGGGGCTGGATTAAGAGGAACCCGCTGCCCAATGGGCGCTCCAAGTGGAGCACCTTCAACAGCATCTGGGACCAGAACCAGGCCATCATGAAGCATCTCCTAG AAAACACCACCTTCAACTCCAGCAGCGAGGCCGAGCGGAAGACGCAGCGGTACTACCTGTCCTGCCTCAAGGAGCAGAGGATAGAGGAGCTGGGCTCCCAGCCCCTTATGGAGCTCATCGACAAG ATTGGGGGATGGAACATCACTGGCTCCTGGAACCAAACCAGCTTCATGGAGGTCCTCAAGAGCGTGTCAGGCACATACCGGGCAACCCCCTTCTTCACGGTGTATGTGGGTGCAGACTCCAAGAGCTCCAACAGCAACATCATCCAG GTGGACCAGTCGGGGCTCTTCCTCCCATCCCGGGATTACTATCTGAACAAGACTGCCAACGAGAGG GTTCTGACAGCATACCTGGACTACATGGTggagctgggcacactgctggggGGCACCCCGGAGCCCACCCGCCTCCAGATGCAGCAGGTGCTGGACTTTGAAACCCAGCTGGCCAACATCACCGTGCCCCAGGCTGAGCGGCGGGACGACGAGAAGATCTACCACAAGATGAGCATCGCCGAGCTGCAG gtgCTGGCCCCTGCCATTGACTGGCTGGATTACCTCTCCTATGCCCTGGCCCCCCTGGAGCTGGCAGACACGGAGCCTGTGGTGGTGTATGGGGACACCTaccttcagcaggtctctgagctCATCAATGACACCGACAGGAG CATCCTGAACAACTACCTGATCTGGAACCTGGTGCAGAAGACGGCCTCCAGCCTGGACCAGCGCTTCGAGACAGCccaggagaggctgctggagaCACTCTATGGCACCAGGAAG TCCTGCACACCCCGCTGGCAAACCTGCATCTCCAACACGGATGACACGCTGGGCTTTGCGCTGGGCTCCCTCTTCGTCAAAGCCACCTTTGACCGGGACAGCAAGGCCATC GCTGAGGAGATGATCAGCGAGATCCGTGCAGCCTTCGAGGTATCCCTGGACCAGCTGGACTGGATGGACGAGAAGACCAGGCAGGCTGCAAAGGAGAAG GCGGATGCCATCTACGACATGATTGGCTTCCCTGACTTCATTCTGGACAACAAGGAGCTGGACGATGTCTATGATGGG tACGAGGTCTCTGAGGACTCCTTCTTCCAGAACATGCTCAACTTCTACAACTTCTCTGCCAAAGTGATGGCTGACCAGCTCCGGAAACCCCCCAACCGCGACCA GTGGAGCATGACCCCACAGACTGTCAATGCCTATTACCTGCCAACCAAGAATGGGATCGTCTTTCCTGCTGGGATCCTCCAGGCTCCCTTCTACGCCCGCAACCACCCCAA AGCCCTTAATTTCGGTGGCATCGGCGTGGTGATGGGGCATGAGCTGACCCATGCATTTGATGACCAAG GACGGGAATATGACAAAGAGGGAAACCTGCGGCCGTGGTGGCAGAACTCCTCCCTGGAGGCCTTCAAGAACCGGACGGCGTGCATGACGGAGCAGTACGGCCGCTACACCGTCCACAGCGAGAAGGTGAACGGGAGGCAGACCCTGGGCGAGAACATCGCCGACAACGGCGGGCTCAAGGCAGCCTACAAC GCTTACAAGTCCTGGCTGCAGAAGAACGGGGAGGAGAAGCGCCTGCCCGCCCTGGGGCTCACCAACCACCAGCTCTTCTTCGTGGGCTTTGCGCAG GTGTGGTGCTCCGTCCGGACGCCCGAGAGCTCCCACGAAGGGCTGGTGACCGACCCGCACAGCCCCGACAAGTACCGTGTCATCGGCACCCTCAGCAACTCCCGGGACTTTGTGGAACACTTCggctgccccctgggctcccccatgAACCCCGGCAAGCACTGTGAGGTGTGGTAG
- the LOC134423400 gene encoding putative per-hexamer repeat protein 5, giving the protein MFARSCFRRTAPAQRRDGTAARRGRGQGRGGPTCGDTGTDNETGTGTDTETGTDIDTETGTGIDTETSTDTDTETGTGTDTETGTGAVTETDTDTSTETETGTDTDTETGTSTDNDTGTDAETSTDIDNDTDTNTDTDTDTDVDTGTSTGTSTDPDTRRWHQQWHRH; this is encoded by the coding sequence ATGTTCGCCCGGTCGTGCTTCCGCCGCACCGCGCCTGCGCAACGCCGTGACGGCACCGCCgcgcgccgggggcggggccaaGGGCGGGGCGGCCCCACGTGCGGGGACACCGGCACCGACAATGAAACCGGTACCGGCACTGACACTGAAACCGGTACCGACATTGACACTGAGACCGGTACCGGCATTGACACTGAGACCAGTACCGACACTGACACTGAAACCGGTACCGGCACTGACACTGAAACCGGTACCGGCGCCGTCACTGAAACCGACACTGACACCAGCACTGAAACTGAAACCGGCACCGACACTGACACTGAAACCGGTACCAGCACCGACAATGACACCGGCACTGACGCTGAAACCAGTACCGACATTGACAATGACACCGACACCAATACTGACACGGACACTGACACGGACGTCGACACTGGCACCAGCACTGGCACCAGCACAGACCCTGACACCCGACGATGGCACCAACAGTGGCACCGGCACTGA
- the PSMD2 gene encoding 26S proteasome non-ATPase regulatory subunit 2: MLVERLGEKDTSLYRPALEELRRQIRSSTTSMTSVPKPLKFLRPHYGKLKEIYENMAPGENKRFAADIISVLAMTMSGERECLKYRLVGSQEELASWGHEYVRHLAGEVAKEWQEIDEADKAQRDTLLTLVKEIVPYNMAHNAEHEACDLLMEIEQMDMLEKYIDDNAYSKVCLYLTSCVSYVPEPENSALLRCALGIFRKFNRYPEALRLALMLNDVELVEDIFTSCKDVVVQKQMAFMLGRHGVFLELNEDVEEYEDLTEIMSNVQLNSNFLALARELDIMEPKVPDDIYKTHLENNRFGGSGSQVDSARMNLASSFVNGFVNAAFGQDKLLTDDGNKWLYKNKDHGMLSAAASLGTILLWDVDGGLTQIDKYLYSSEDYIKSGALLACGIVNSGVKNECDPALALLSDYVLHNSNTMRIGAIFGLGLAYAGSNREDVLTLLLPVMGDSKSSMEVAGVTALACGMISVGSCNGDVTSTILQTIMEKSETELKDTYARWLPLGLGLNHLGKGEAIEAILAALEVVSEPFRSFANTLVDICAYAGSGNVLKVQQLLHICSEHFDSKEKEEDKDKKDKKEKEKKESSADMGAHQGVAVLGIALIAMGEEIGAEMGLRTFGHLLRYGEPTLRRAVPLALALISVSNPRLNILDTLSKFSHDADPEVSYNSIFAMGMVGSGTNNARLAAMLRQLAQYHAKDPNNLFMVRLAQGLTHLGKGTLTLCPYHSDRQLMSQVAVAGLLTVLVSFLDVRNIILGKSHYILYGLVAAMQPRMLVTFDEELRPLPVSVRVGQAVDVVGQAGKPKTITGFQTHTTPVLLAHGERAELATEEHVPVTPILEGFVILRKNPNYDV, encoded by the exons ATGCTGGTGGAGCGCCTGGGG GAGAAAGACACGTCACTTTACCGTCCAGCCCTGGAGGAGCTGCGGAGGCAGATCCGCTCTTCCACCACCTCCATGACCTCTGTTCCCAAGCCCCTCAAGTTCCTACGGCCCCATTATGGCAAGCTGAAGGAGATCTATGAGAACATGGCTCCAGGAGAGAACAAG CGCTTTGCAGCAGACATCATTTCTGTCCTGGCCATGACCATGAGTGGGGAGCGGGAGTGTCTCAAGTACCGGCTGGTGGGCTCCCAAGAGGAGCTGGCATCCTGGGGGCATGAATACGTCAG GCACTTGGCAGGAGAGGTGGCCAAGGAGTGGCAGGAGATTGATGAAGCTGACAAGGCTCAGAGGGACACACTCCTCACCCTGGTCAAGGAGATTGTCCCCTACAACATGGCCCACAATGCAGAGCATGAGGCCTGTGACCTGCTCATGGAGATAGAGCAGATGGACATGCTTGAGAAGTACATCGATGACAATGCCTACTCCAAAGTGTGCCTCTACCTGACCAG CTGTGTGAGCTACGTCCCAGAGCCCGAGAACTCGGCTCTCTTGCGCTGTGCCCTGGGCATCTTCCGCAAATTCAATCGCTACCCTGAAGCCCTGCGCCTGGCTCTGATGCTCAATGATGTGGAGCTGGTGGAGGACATCTTCACTTCCTGCAAAGATGT AGTTGTCCAGAAGCAGATGGCCTTTATGCTGGGCCGCCATGGGGtcttcctggagctgaatgaggaTGTGGAGGAGTACGAGGACTTAACAGAGATCATGTCCAATGTCCAGCTCAACAGCAATTTCCTGGCCTTAGCCAGAGAG CTGGACATCATGGAGCCCAAAGTGCCAGATGATATTTACAAAACCCACCTGGAGAATAACC GTTTTGGGGGAAGTGGTTCCCAAGTGGACTCAGCCCGGATGAATTTGGCCTCCTCCTTTGTGAACGGCTTTGTGAATGCTGCCTTTGGACAGGACAAGCTGCTGACAGATGATGGCAATAAATGGTTGTACAAGAACAAGGACCATG GGATGCTGAGTGCTGCAGCCTCGCTGGGCACAATCCTGCTGTGGGACGTGGACGGGGGGCTCACACAGATCGACAAGTACCTGTACTCCTCAGAGGATTACATCAAG TCTGGAGCCCTCCTGGCCTGTGGCATCGTCAACTCAGGGGTGAAAAATGAAtgtgaccctgccctggccctcCTGTCTGACTATGTCCTCCACAACAGCAACACCATGAGGATTGGAGCCATTTTTGG gctgggactggcttATGCAGGCTCCAACCGTGAGGATGTCCTGACTTTGCTGCTGCCTGTGATGGGAGACTCCAAGTCCAGCATGGAG GTGGCTGGTGTGACTGCCCTGGCCTGTGGGATGATATCAGTGGGTTCCTGCAATGGGGATGTCACCTCGACTATCCTCCAGACCATCATGGAGAAATCAGAGACAGAACTGAAGGATACCTACGCCCGGTGGCTGCCACTTGGGCTGGGCTTGAACCACTTGG GGAAGGGAGAGGCAATTGAGGCCATCTTGGCAGCGCTGGAGGTGGTGTCGGAGCCGTTCCGCAGCTTTGCCAACACGCTGGTGGATATCTGTGCTTATGCAG GCTCAGGGAATGTCTTGAAGGTGCAACAGCTCCTGCACATCTGCAGTGAGCATTTTGACTCCAAGGAGAAAGAGGAAGACAAGGACAAAAAGGAcaagaaagagaaggagaagaaagagagcTCAGCTGACATGGGTGCTCACCAG GGCGTGGCGGTGCTGGGGATCGCGCTCATTGCCATGGGCGAGGAGATCGGGGCGGAGATGGGCCTGCGCACCTTCGGCCACCTG CTGCGGTACGGAGAGCCCACCCTCCGCCGGGCCGTGCCCCTGGCCCTGGCTCTTATCTCAGTCTCCAACCCCCGGCTCAACATCCTCGATACCCTCAGCAAGTTCTCCCACGACGCTGACCCTGAGGTCTCCTACAACTCCATCTTTGCCATGGGCATGGTGGGCAGTG GTACCAACAATGCCCGGCTGGCAGCAATGCTGCGGCAGCTGGCCCAGTACCACGCCAAAGACCCCAACAACCTCTTCATGGTGCGGTTGGCCCAG GGCCTGACTCATCTGGGCAAGGGGACACTCACCCTATGCCCATACCACAGCGATCGCCAGCTCATGAGCCAGGTGGCTGTGGCTGGGCTGCTGACCGTCCTCGTGTCCTTCCTGGATGTGCGCAACA TTATCCTGGGCAAGTCCCACTACATTCTCTATGGCCTCGTTGCTGCCATGCAGCCCCGCATGCTGGTCACCTTCGATGAGGAGCTGCGGCCTCTGCCCGTGTCGGTTCGGGTAGGACAG GCTGTGGATGTGGTGGGCCAGGCAGGCAAGCCCAAAACCATCACTGGCTTCCAGACTCACACAACCCCAGTGCTGCTGGCGCACGGAGAGCGGGCAGAGCTGGCCACAGAGGAGCACGTGCCTGTGACGCCCATCCTGGAGGGATTTGTTATCCTACGCAAGAACCCCAACTACGACGTTTGA